Below is a genomic region from Deinococcus planocerae.
GCCGTGGTGACCGATCCTGGCAGGCGTGCCCGTCCCCCACAACTGGCAGCGGTCGTTTTCCGACTTCCTGTCTCCTTGTCTGAAAATCTTCGACCATCCCAAGCAGCGCACCTGCCTCCCCAGATACGTTCGGGGCCTGCTCGCCCCTCTGGAACGAAAGAGCACTGAGCCCATTGCCGAGCATGTCGGGCAGCCGTATCAAAGCCTCCACCACTTCCTGAACGTTAGTCCCTGGGCCACCGACCCGCTTGAACGCCTCCTGGCCGAACGTGCTCAGTCGCTCTGTGGCGGCAAAAACGCCGTCCTGATCATCGATGACACGGCTCTGCCCAAGAGTGGCGAGCACAGCGTCGGCGTCGCTCACCAATACTGCGGTGCGCTCGGAAAACTCGCCAACTGTCAGGCGCTGGTGACCCTGACCCTGGCCGACCAGCGCGTCTTCGCGCCGCTGGGCATGCGGCTGTTCCTGCCCAGGGGCTGGACGGACGATCCAGATCGTTGCCATTTGGCAGGCGTACCCGAGGATCTCCAAAGGTACAAGTCGAAGGGCGAGCTCGCCCTGGAAGAGCTCGACCGGGTCCGAGCGCAGGGGGTCACGTTCCGGGTCGTGCTGGCTGACGCCGGGTACGGCGTCAGCAAAGAGTTCCGTCAGGCGCTCACCACCCGGGGCCTC
It encodes:
- a CDS encoding IS701 family transposase; translated protein: MPVPHNWQRSFSDFLSPCLKIFDHPKQRTCLPRYVRGLLAPLERKSTEPIAEHVGQPYQSLHHFLNVSPWATDPLERLLAERAQSLCGGKNAVLIIDDTALPKSGEHSVGVAHQYCGALGKLANCQALVTLTLADQRVFAPLGMRLFLPRGWTDDPDRCHLAGVPEDLQRYKSKGELALEELDRVRAQGVTFRVVLADAGYGVSKEFRQALTTRGLTWAVGVVGHQKVFGEHVTSHDPPPRVKGKGRPSKHPVPSEQARPVRDVLHALPPHHWHTVKGGKKSRWVVVRARIADGVEDARGRHLPGELVWVVGEKRRGGELKYYVTNHSASTSKAQIVRDLKARWSCETLHQQAKEELGLDHFEGRSWRGLTHHVALVMLTMLFLQTVRTATCGTAQVVTLPQARREASRTLEEVRLDRCPHCGEQLRGASP